One window from the genome of Saccharicrinis carchari encodes:
- a CDS encoding vWA domain-containing protein: protein MNDITFLHPNYLYLALLVLPMVAWYVWKHKSAQASLQISSLKGFKKAPVSWKVYLRHLPIVLRSLAILFLVIVLARPQSSNSSHNVVTEGIDIMMAMDISSSMEALDFKPNRLEAAKEVAIQFMSARENDKIGIVIFAGQSFTQCPLTTDKKVLVNMMADITTHMVEDGTAIGLGLATAVSRIKDSDAKSKVIILLTDGVNNRGEVAPLTAAEIAKTFGVRVYTIGVGTQGVAQRPVQTPYGTRLVEEEVRIDEEMMKQISSITDGKYFRATDKSGLRKIYEEIDQLEKTKIEVKEYTKHSEEYMLWAILAAVCVLTEVFLKSTVLRNLP from the coding sequence ATGAACGACATAACTTTTTTACATCCCAATTACCTATATCTGGCGTTGCTGGTGTTGCCCATGGTAGCCTGGTATGTCTGGAAACACAAAAGCGCCCAAGCCTCGCTGCAAATATCATCGCTTAAAGGATTTAAAAAGGCGCCTGTGAGCTGGAAAGTATATTTAAGGCATCTGCCTATTGTGTTGAGATCGTTGGCCATACTTTTTCTGGTAATTGTACTGGCGCGCCCGCAATCGTCCAACAGTTCGCACAACGTGGTTACCGAGGGTATCGACATTATGATGGCGATGGATATATCATCAAGTATGGAGGCACTGGATTTTAAGCCCAACCGACTGGAAGCGGCTAAAGAAGTAGCGATACAGTTTATGTCGGCACGCGAAAACGATAAAATTGGTATTGTAATATTTGCCGGACAAAGTTTTACGCAATGTCCGCTTACCACCGACAAAAAAGTGCTGGTGAATATGATGGCCGACATTACTACCCATATGGTAGAAGACGGTACTGCCATAGGTTTAGGGCTGGCTACAGCAGTGAGTCGTATTAAGGACAGTGATGCGAAATCGAAGGTAATTATTCTGTTAACCGACGGTGTAAACAACCGCGGCGAGGTGGCACCTCTCACAGCAGCCGAAATAGCCAAAACATTTGGCGTTAGGGTGTATACCATTGGCGTTGGAACACAAGGCGTAGCGCAACGACCCGTACAAACGCCTTACGGTACCCGGCTTGTAGAAGAGGAAGTACGGATAGATGAAGAGATGATGAAACAGATTTCGAGTATAACCGATGGAAAATACTTTAGGGCTACTGATAAAAGCGGCCTTAGAAAAATATACGAGGAGATTGACCAGCTGGAGAAAACCAAAATAGAAGTTAAAGAATATACCAAACACTCCGAAGAGTATATGCTGTGGGCTATTTTAGCTGCTGTATGTGTATTAACGGAAGTGTTTTTAAAAAGTACTGTGTTGCGCAATCTGCCATAA
- a CDS encoding vWA domain-containing protein, producing the protein MFRFEHPDFLYLLILIPVLAFASLLIARKRKRALQRFGNPELLEPLMPGVSAIRPVIKFYLILLALSAIIFTLAGPQFGTKLQTVKRKGIEIMIALDVSNSMNAQDIAPSRLDRAKRAIYQLVDKLQNDKVGLIVFAGEAYTQLPITTDYPSAKMFISSINTDIVPTQGTAIGAAIRRSMSSFSAQENVNRAIIVITDGENHEDDAIGAAKAAVEKGIKVYTVGMGLPKGAPIPIPGGGKNNFMKDREGNVVISKLDEAMLVEIAKAGDAEFIPANNIRKGINDLVDYLSKLEKTEMEAKIYTDYENQFQYIALIALIMLLIDFIVLERKNKYLSKIKLFEEEDKK; encoded by the coding sequence ATGTTTAGATTTGAACATCCCGATTTTTTATACTTGCTGATTCTAATTCCCGTATTGGCCTTTGCCAGTCTGTTGATAGCTCGTAAGCGCAAACGGGCTTTGCAACGTTTTGGCAATCCCGAGCTGCTGGAGCCGCTTATGCCGGGAGTCTCAGCTATTCGTCCGGTCATCAAATTTTATTTGATACTGCTGGCACTTAGCGCCATCATCTTTACCTTGGCAGGGCCACAGTTTGGTACAAAGCTTCAAACGGTAAAACGTAAGGGCATCGAAATAATGATAGCTTTAGATGTGAGTAACAGCATGAATGCGCAAGACATTGCACCCAGCAGACTCGACAGGGCAAAAAGAGCCATTTATCAATTGGTTGACAAATTACAGAACGATAAGGTGGGATTGATTGTTTTTGCCGGAGAAGCGTATACACAGTTGCCCATCACTACTGATTATCCCTCGGCAAAAATGTTTATCTCTTCCATTAATACCGACATAGTACCAACGCAAGGGACCGCTATCGGGGCGGCCATTCGGCGTAGCATGAGCTCTTTTAGTGCGCAGGAAAACGTTAACAGAGCCATCATAGTTATCACGGACGGCGAAAATCACGAAGACGATGCCATCGGTGCCGCTAAAGCAGCCGTAGAAAAAGGCATAAAGGTTTATACCGTAGGGATGGGATTACCCAAGGGGGCACCCATCCCCATACCTGGTGGTGGAAAAAATAATTTTATGAAGGATCGGGAGGGCAACGTGGTGATATCCAAACTCGACGAAGCCATGTTGGTTGAAATTGCTAAAGCAGGGGATGCCGAATTTATACCCGCCAACAATATACGTAAGGGAATAAACGATTTAGTTGACTACCTCTCTAAACTCGAAAAAACAGAAATGGAGGCTAAGATTTATACCGACTACGAAAACCAGTTTCAGTATATAGCACTGATAGCACTGATTATGTTGTTGATAGATTTTATAGTATTAGAACGGAAAAACAAATATTTAAGCAAAATTAAATTGTTTGAAGAGGAGGATAAAAAATGA
- a CDS encoding tetratricopeptide repeat protein, protein MRSLLSILLILIAAQTFAQKERKHIRSGNDQYNEGKFIESEIEYKKALDKLKEGKSSFEAEFNLGDAYFKQEKYEEAYNQFQSISREGLTKVQKSELWHNIGNTYITKKEIDKAIDAYKQALRNNPLDDETRYNLIAAMKMKEQQDQNKDQNQEQEQEQDKKDQEQEEQDKKDQKKKDQEQQKQDQNKEDQANKPEQQENQISKEAAERILNALDQDEQELQDEKRKIKGAPAKNIEKNW, encoded by the coding sequence ATGAGAAGCTTACTGAGTATCCTATTGATATTAATTGCGGCACAAACATTTGCCCAAAAGGAACGCAAACATATACGCAGCGGAAACGACCAATACAACGAAGGGAAGTTTATCGAGTCCGAGATTGAATACAAGAAAGCTTTAGATAAACTTAAAGAAGGAAAGTCGTCGTTCGAGGCTGAATTTAACCTGGGTGATGCCTATTTTAAACAAGAAAAATACGAAGAGGCCTATAATCAGTTCCAAAGTATAAGCCGGGAAGGACTCACTAAAGTGCAAAAATCCGAACTATGGCACAACATTGGCAACACCTATATTACTAAAAAAGAAATAGATAAGGCCATTGATGCGTATAAACAAGCCCTGCGCAACAACCCTTTAGATGACGAAACACGGTATAATTTGATTGCAGCCATGAAAATGAAGGAGCAGCAAGATCAAAATAAAGACCAAAATCAAGAGCAGGAACAGGAGCAGGATAAAAAAGATCAGGAACAGGAGGAGCAGGATAAAAAAGACCAGAAAAAAAAGGATCAGGAGCAGCAAAAACAAGATCAGAATAAAGAAGATCAGGCCAATAAGCCGGAACAACAGGAAAATCAAATATCCAAAGAAGCGGCTGAGCGTATCCTCAATGCACTGGATCAGGACGAACAGGAGCTTCAGGACGAAAAAAGAAAAATTAAAGGAGCACCTGCTAAAAATATCGAGAAAAACTGGTAA
- a CDS encoding BatD family protein, with the protein MMHKLKYILFGLLLLSAFNSLSAQDIQFSAQAKQAVLSGEKFQLVYSVNEEGSDLRLPPLPDFTVLMGPSVMTSSSTQIINGKVTRSKQYTYTYILKSDKPGNYVIEPAQISIDGRKYSSNKLNIEVVKGTSGSAPRQQQQQQQSSAGDGSFSKDDLFIKVSHNKSSIYQGEPLVLTTKIYTRIDLDNVSDIKHPDFRNFIVQDVADASNIDWSYEVINNKQYRVGTFEKKVLYAQNTGTQTIEPTEIEFLIKQRIRRRSQSIFDDFFDNNYRVIKKRVKSDPIKIQVKPYPSGQPQSFSGAVGQLNMAVSASTDKVKVNDGITIKVVVSGTGNHKLMSAPELNFPSDFDIFDPTVKNSFQNTIAGMKGSKTFEYLIIPRFPGNFTIDPLKFSYFDYKTKSFKTISSQAINITVEKNGDGQEYTGGTYSPSGVNREDVRFVGKDIRFIKTGNPHLKPRGTFLFGSTLFYLGYIVPLLLLALAFILYRKRMHENANVLQTKNKRANKIAKKRLKKSSTYLKAKDHEAFYDEVLRALYTYLSDKLYLPVSELNKDKVSMLIEERGANAEVRQELISILDTCEFARFSPGSAGAEQMDKLYQRALTNISQLDNQIKN; encoded by the coding sequence ATGATGCACAAATTAAAATATATATTATTCGGGCTTCTGTTGCTTAGTGCTTTTAATAGCCTTAGCGCCCAGGACATACAGTTTTCGGCACAGGCCAAGCAAGCAGTATTGTCGGGAGAGAAATTTCAGCTGGTATATTCGGTCAACGAAGAAGGCAGTGACTTGCGCTTACCCCCCCTGCCCGACTTTACCGTTTTGATGGGTCCCAGCGTAATGACAAGCTCCAGTACGCAAATAATCAATGGTAAAGTTACGCGGAGCAAACAATATACCTACACTTACATCTTAAAATCGGACAAGCCGGGTAACTATGTGATTGAACCGGCACAGATAAGCATTGACGGGCGAAAATATTCGAGTAACAAATTGAATATTGAAGTGGTAAAGGGGACATCCGGATCCGCACCCCGGCAACAGCAGCAACAGCAACAAAGTTCGGCAGGTGATGGTTCTTTTAGCAAGGACGATCTTTTTATTAAAGTAAGCCACAACAAAAGCAGCATTTATCAGGGCGAACCACTTGTGCTAACAACCAAAATATACACGCGCATCGATCTGGACAATGTATCTGATATCAAACATCCCGATTTCCGTAACTTTATTGTGCAGGATGTGGCCGATGCCAGTAACATAGACTGGTCGTATGAAGTGATCAACAACAAGCAATACCGGGTTGGCACTTTCGAGAAAAAAGTTTTGTATGCTCAAAATACCGGAACGCAAACCATTGAACCCACCGAGATAGAATTTTTAATAAAGCAACGCATACGCCGCAGATCGCAAAGTATTTTCGACGATTTTTTTGATAACAACTACCGGGTAATAAAAAAACGGGTGAAATCTGATCCTATAAAAATTCAGGTTAAACCTTATCCTTCTGGCCAACCGCAATCCTTTTCGGGAGCAGTAGGCCAATTGAACATGGCTGTTTCTGCCTCCACCGATAAGGTGAAGGTAAACGATGGCATCACCATCAAGGTAGTTGTATCGGGTACGGGCAACCACAAACTAATGTCGGCACCGGAGTTGAATTTCCCCAGCGATTTTGACATTTTTGATCCTACGGTGAAAAATAGTTTTCAGAATACCATTGCCGGAATGAAAGGAAGCAAAACTTTTGAGTATCTGATAATTCCCCGCTTCCCAGGTAATTTCACCATCGATCCGCTCAAGTTTTCGTATTTCGACTATAAAACCAAAAGTTTTAAAACAATAAGTTCTCAAGCCATAAACATAACCGTTGAAAAAAATGGAGATGGACAGGAATATACGGGCGGCACCTACAGCCCGTCGGGTGTTAACCGCGAAGATGTACGGTTTGTGGGTAAGGACATACGTTTTATCAAAACCGGTAATCCCCACCTTAAACCCCGAGGTACGTTTTTATTTGGTTCTACTTTATTTTATCTGGGTTACATTGTGCCTTTGCTATTGCTGGCTTTAGCATTTATTTTGTACCGTAAGCGAATGCACGAAAATGCCAATGTGCTGCAAACAAAAAACAAAAGAGCCAATAAGATAGCCAAAAAACGCTTGAAAAAATCGTCCACCTACTTAAAGGCTAAAGATCATGAAGCCTTTTACGACGAAGTACTCAGGGCTTTGTACACCTATTTAAGCGATAAGCTTTATTTACCTGTAAGCGAACTGAACAAGGACAAAGTAAGTATGCTGATAGAAGAAAGAGGAGCTAATGCAGAGGTACGCCAAGAGCTGATTTCGATACTCGACACTTGTGAGTTTGCCCGCTTCTCGCCCGGATCCGCAGGGGCTGAGCAAATGGATAAACTTTACCAACGTGCACTGACCAACATTAGCCAACTCGACAACCAAATTAAAAACTAA
- a CDS encoding tetratricopeptide repeat protein, whose amino-acid sequence MKKLILYTLILLSFTSVYAQDNRFQDANAFYTDGKFEEAVLAYNDILKTGVESAELYYNLGNAYYKSGQLPQAILNYERALLLAPHDKDIRYNLEMSNMQITDKIETVGDFFLITWFNDFKNKTKSDTWAMISIVAFALAVFSFGIFLFSRTRNLKQATFALAIFLFVGAMVAFNFSSSQKNRLTKRNGAIIFEPSVNVKSSPSAGGTDLFILHEGTKVNILEELGEWNKIEISDGSEGWLPVSAIEII is encoded by the coding sequence ATGAAGAAATTAATCCTATATACGCTTATCCTGTTGTCGTTTACCTCGGTTTATGCCCAGGATAACAGATTCCAGGATGCAAACGCCTTTTATACCGATGGCAAGTTCGAAGAAGCTGTTTTGGCTTATAACGATATACTTAAAACAGGGGTAGAAAGTGCCGAGTTATATTATAATTTAGGCAACGCGTATTATAAATCGGGCCAATTGCCCCAGGCTATATTAAACTATGAGCGGGCGTTGTTGCTTGCACCACACGACAAAGACATTAGGTACAATCTGGAGATGAGCAACATGCAGATAACCGATAAAATAGAAACGGTCGGTGATTTTTTTCTAATTACCTGGTTCAACGATTTTAAAAACAAAACAAAGTCCGATACCTGGGCAATGATATCAATTGTAGCTTTTGCTCTTGCTGTATTTAGTTTCGGTATCTTTTTATTTTCACGTACACGAAACCTAAAACAAGCCACATTTGCATTGGCCATCTTTTTATTTGTGGGTGCCATGGTGGCATTTAATTTTTCGTCATCACAAAAAAACCGACTGACCAAACGCAATGGTGCTATTATTTTTGAACCTTCGGTAAACGTTAAAAGCTCCCCCTCGGCAGGAGGTACCGATCTTTTTATCCTGCACGAAGGAACCAAAGTAAACATATTGGAAGAATTGGGCGAATGGAACAAAATAGAGATAAGTGACGGCAGTGAAGGCTGGTTGCCCGTTTCGGCTATTGAAATAATCTGA
- a CDS encoding STAS domain-containing protein, whose translation MIETRMNNGIVVAGIKDSDRLTAAVADDVKRVLTKIISESNSKVVLNLSNIQFIDSSGFGVLISALKTARQKDVPFVLCCIHKDVMSLLTLMKLDKVFEICEDESILE comes from the coding sequence ATGATTGAAACAAGAATGAATAACGGAATAGTAGTCGCCGGTATTAAAGATTCGGACAGACTTACTGCCGCAGTAGCGGATGATGTAAAAAGAGTGCTCACAAAAATAATATCCGAAAGCAATAGTAAAGTGGTGCTTAACTTGTCGAATATTCAATTTATCGACAGTAGCGGTTTTGGGGTGCTCATATCGGCTTTAAAAACAGCTCGGCAAAAAGATGTCCCCTTTGTTTTATGTTGCATCCACAAAGATGTGATGAGCCTGCTGACACTGATGAAATTGGATAAAGTGTTTGAAATATGTGAAGATGAAAGCATACTTGAATAA
- a CDS encoding Hpt domain-containing protein, producing MEGDLKYVDLTYLEGIAEGDTDIIKELVEIFIDQIPEFTDGFTEGMLNNDWMKVAAIAHKAKSSVMSMGMKELGNIDLKNTELLAKQLRVIELSEKESVTQEQEEEIKKIKLNLESYPKDRVEWVIENANRDVLQNLIDKFNTLCLKAGDELSTVISTY from the coding sequence ATGGAAGGGGATCTTAAATACGTCGATTTGACTTATCTTGAGGGGATTGCAGAAGGAGATACTGATATTATAAAAGAATTGGTAGAGATATTTATAGATCAGATCCCAGAGTTTACGGATGGCTTTACGGAAGGTATGCTAAACAATGATTGGATGAAAGTGGCAGCTATTGCGCACAAAGCCAAATCATCGGTTATGTCAATGGGGATGAAAGAGCTGGGTAATATAGACCTTAAAAATACGGAACTATTGGCTAAGCAGCTCCGTGTGATTGAACTATCCGAAAAGGAAAGCGTTACGCAAGAGCAGGAAGAGGAGATAAAAAAAATAAAATTAAATCTGGAGAGTTACCCTAAAGATAGAGTGGAGTGGGTGATTGAAAATGCAAACCGAGATGTTTTGCAAAATCTTATAGATAAATTTAACACCCTGTGCTTAAAAGCTGGGGATGAGCTGAGTACAGTGATAAGTACCTATTAA
- the gcvT gene encoding glycine cleavage system aminomethyltransferase GcvT produces MTIKKTAFHAIHNRLHAKMMPFAGYEMPIEYTGISLEHLQVRNAVGVFDVSHMGEFWVKGPNALDFIQKVSSNDASNLDVGQAQYAYFPNGKGGIVDDFLVYKYEEEKYLLVVNAANIHKDWDWCVKNNTAGAELENASDAISQLAIQGPKSIDTLQKVTDIDLSKIPFYSFVKGKIAGVEEVIISNTGYTGAGGFELYMYNKDAVQVWEAIFEAGKEFGIQAVGLGARDTLRLEMGYCLYGNDIDETTSPIEAGLGWITKFTDNKQFIDKETLLAQKTHGVKQRLKGFKMIDRGIPRKGYQIVDAMDKVIGRVTSGTQSPVLKTGIGLGYVESEKAKPGSEVFIKVRNKTLKAEIVKTPFI; encoded by the coding sequence ATGACCATTAAAAAAACTGCATTCCACGCCATCCATAACCGTCTACATGCCAAAATGATGCCTTTTGCCGGCTACGAAATGCCCATTGAATATACAGGTATAAGCCTTGAGCATCTTCAGGTTCGCAACGCAGTAGGTGTTTTTGACGTATCGCATATGGGTGAGTTTTGGGTTAAAGGACCCAATGCACTCGATTTTATACAAAAAGTTAGTTCAAACGATGCCTCCAACCTTGATGTGGGGCAGGCGCAATATGCTTATTTCCCTAACGGTAAAGGCGGTATCGTAGATGATTTTTTGGTTTATAAGTACGAAGAGGAAAAGTACCTGCTGGTGGTAAATGCTGCCAATATACATAAAGATTGGGACTGGTGTGTTAAAAACAATACTGCCGGAGCCGAACTGGAAAATGCATCCGATGCTATCTCGCAGTTGGCTATCCAGGGGCCAAAATCTATCGATACTTTGCAAAAAGTAACGGATATTGACCTATCCAAAATCCCTTTTTATAGTTTTGTAAAGGGTAAAATTGCCGGCGTAGAGGAAGTGATTATATCTAATACAGGATATACCGGAGCCGGTGGTTTCGAGTTATATATGTACAACAAAGATGCGGTACAAGTTTGGGAAGCAATATTTGAAGCGGGCAAAGAGTTTGGTATACAAGCGGTAGGTCTGGGAGCCAGGGATACCCTTCGGTTAGAAATGGGTTACTGTTTGTACGGCAACGACATCGACGAAACCACCTCTCCGATAGAGGCAGGCTTGGGATGGATTACAAAATTTACCGACAACAAACAGTTTATTGATAAGGAAACCCTGCTGGCACAGAAAACCCATGGCGTTAAGCAGCGTTTAAAAGGTTTTAAAATGATTGACCGAGGTATCCCACGTAAAGGATACCAAATTGTTGATGCCATGGACAAGGTGATAGGTCGCGTGACTTCCGGAACACAATCGCCTGTATTAAAAACGGGGATAGGCCTGGGCTACGTGGAAAGTGAAAAAGCTAAGCCGGGTTCCGAAGTTTTTATTAAGGTGAGAAATAAAACCCTAAAAGCCGAGATTGTAAAAACCCCATTTATATAA
- the serC gene encoding 3-phosphoserine/phosphohydroxythreonine transaminase, which produces MKKHNFSAGPSILPEFTIKNTAEAVTNFAGTGLSVMEVSHRSKEFVAVMDEAISTVKELLHVPAGYHVLFLGGGASTQFCMAPYNLLKTKAGYLNTGAWAAKAQKEAKLFGEVIEIASSKDKNYNYIPKKFDVPSDLDYLHLTTNNTIYGTETKTDLDLGVRLVADMSSDIFSRPVDISKYNLIYAGAQKNLAPAGVTLVIVKEEALGKMDRAIPSMLDYRTHIAAASMYNTPPVLPVYAALQTLNWLKNNGGISTINKKNIEKAAVLYDEIDSNKFFKATVEDPEDRSIMNICFVMQDEYADLEGEFMQLATSKGCVGIKGHRSVGGFRASTYNAMPKESIEVLVAAMQEFAAKH; this is translated from the coding sequence ATGAAAAAACACAATTTTTCCGCCGGACCATCCATTTTACCGGAATTTACCATTAAAAACACAGCCGAAGCAGTAACTAATTTTGCCGGAACAGGTTTATCTGTTATGGAAGTATCGCATCGTTCAAAAGAATTTGTTGCGGTAATGGACGAGGCCATTTCTACGGTTAAAGAATTATTGCACGTTCCCGCAGGTTATCACGTACTTTTTTTGGGAGGTGGCGCTAGCACGCAATTCTGCATGGCTCCGTACAACCTGCTAAAAACCAAAGCCGGTTATTTAAATACCGGAGCCTGGGCTGCCAAAGCACAAAAAGAAGCCAAGTTATTTGGTGAGGTAATAGAGATCGCTTCTTCTAAAGACAAAAACTACAATTATATCCCCAAAAAATTCGATGTACCATCTGATTTAGATTACTTGCACCTCACCACCAACAATACTATTTATGGTACAGAAACTAAAACCGATTTAGATCTTGGGGTACGGTTGGTAGCCGACATGTCGTCCGATATTTTTTCTCGTCCCGTGGACATCTCTAAATATAACCTTATATATGCCGGAGCGCAAAAAAACCTTGCTCCTGCAGGTGTTACGCTGGTTATTGTAAAAGAAGAAGCACTGGGAAAAATGGATAGGGCTATACCATCCATGTTAGATTACCGCACACACATAGCGGCCGCCTCTATGTACAATACACCTCCCGTATTGCCTGTTTATGCTGCGTTACAAACATTAAACTGGCTTAAAAACAATGGAGGCATTAGCACCATAAATAAAAAGAATATTGAAAAAGCTGCGGTTTTATACGATGAGATAGACAGCAACAAGTTTTTTAAAGCTACTGTTGAGGATCCTGAAGACAGATCCATTATGAACATTTGCTTTGTAATGCAGGATGAGTATGCCGATCTGGAAGGCGAGTTCATGCAGCTTGCCACTTCCAAAGGATGTGTAGGCATTAAAGGGCACCGCTCAGTTGGAGGTTTTAGGGCTTCTACCTACAACGCCATGCCTAAAGAGAGTATTGAAGTATTGGTAGCTGCCATGCAGGAATTTGCCGCCAAGCATTAA
- a CDS encoding NAD(P)-dependent oxidoreductase has protein sequence MTKVLVATEKPFAKAAVDQIKTIVENAGFDFALLEKYNDKSALLEAVKDATAMIVRSDDVNADVVRAAKNLKIVVRAGAGYDNLDLDACTANNVVAMNTPGQNSNAVAELVFGMLISMVRNAYNGTAGTELRGKKIGIHAYGNVGIYVAKIAKGMGMEVYAFDPFVSADKIKADGVTPLDTVEELYSTCQYVSLHIPATEKTKESINYALLNRMPKGAVLINTARKEVIHADIVKLMKDRSDFAYISDIMPDNKDDFAPFEGRYFFTPKKMGAQTAEANINAGVAAANQIVDYLKNGNTTYKVN, from the coding sequence ATGACAAAAGTACTTGTTGCCACTGAAAAGCCTTTTGCTAAGGCTGCCGTGGATCAAATAAAAACAATTGTTGAAAACGCTGGTTTCGATTTTGCTTTGCTTGAGAAATATAACGATAAATCAGCTTTGTTGGAAGCCGTAAAGGATGCCACAGCAATGATTGTGCGTTCGGATGATGTTAATGCGGATGTTGTACGCGCTGCCAAAAACCTGAAAATTGTGGTAAGGGCAGGCGCCGGATACGATAACCTTGATTTAGATGCTTGTACTGCCAACAATGTGGTGGCAATGAACACACCGGGTCAAAACTCCAATGCCGTTGCCGAGCTGGTTTTCGGGATGCTGATTTCGATGGTACGTAATGCCTACAATGGAACTGCCGGAACAGAACTTAGAGGTAAAAAAATTGGTATTCATGCCTACGGAAACGTAGGTATCTACGTGGCCAAAATTGCCAAGGGAATGGGAATGGAAGTATATGCATTCGATCCATTTGTAAGCGCCGACAAAATAAAAGCCGACGGTGTTACCCCCCTTGATACTGTAGAAGAGCTCTACTCCACTTGTCAGTATGTTTCGCTGCATATACCGGCCACTGAAAAAACCAAAGAATCTATCAACTACGCATTGCTTAACAGAATGCCTAAAGGTGCGGTTTTGATAAATACTGCACGTAAAGAAGTAATCCACGCCGATATTGTTAAGCTGATGAAGGATAGAAGTGATTTTGCTTACATCTCGGACATTATGCCCGATAATAAAGACGATTTTGCCCCCTTTGAAGGAAGATATTTTTTCACTCCGAAAAAAATGGGGGCGCAAACCGCCGAGGCCAATATTAACGCAGGTGTAGCGGCTGCCAACCAAATTGTTGATTATCTTAAAAACGGCAATACTACCTACAAGGTAAATTAA
- the fumC gene encoding class II fumarate hydratase: MDFRIEKDTMGEVKVPANKYWAAQTQRSLLNFPIGPEASMPKEIIQAFGYLKKAAAYANHQHGVLPKEKRDLIAKACEEIIQGKLNDQFPLVIWQTGSGTQSNMNCNEVVANRSHVLNGGKLGRGNMLVHPNDDVNKSQSSNDTFPTAMHIAAYKMLIEKTIPGIETLQHTLAAKSKEMMEVVKIGRTHLMDATPLTLGQEFSAYAYQLSFGLKALKATLAHLSQLALGGTAVGTGLNAPGGYDITVAKYIAQFTGLPFITAQNKFESLAANDAIVESHGALKQIAVSLMKIANDIRLLASGPRSGIGEISIPENEPGSSIMPGKVNPTQAEALTMVCAQVMGNDVAIMVGGSNGHLELNVYKPMMIYNFLQSAELLGDACMAFNNNCVLGIKPNHTRIKMHLDNSLMLVTALNTHIGYYKSAEIAKRAHKEGITLKQAALALGYLSADEFDKWVDPGKMTGTL, from the coding sequence ATGGATTTTAGAATAGAAAAAGACACGATGGGTGAGGTTAAGGTACCTGCCAACAAATACTGGGCAGCACAAACACAACGTTCGCTCCTGAATTTTCCCATTGGCCCGGAAGCTTCGATGCCAAAGGAGATTATTCAGGCTTTTGGCTACCTTAAAAAGGCAGCTGCCTATGCCAATCACCAACACGGGGTGTTACCCAAGGAAAAACGCGATTTAATCGCTAAAGCATGCGAAGAGATTATACAAGGTAAATTAAACGACCAGTTTCCTCTTGTAATATGGCAAACAGGCAGCGGAACACAATCGAATATGAACTGCAACGAGGTGGTAGCCAACCGCTCGCATGTGCTCAACGGCGGAAAATTAGGACGAGGCAATATGCTGGTTCATCCTAACGATGACGTCAACAAATCGCAATCGTCCAACGATACTTTCCCTACAGCTATGCACATTGCAGCTTATAAAATGCTTATTGAAAAAACCATCCCCGGCATCGAAACCTTACAACATACCCTGGCTGCCAAATCAAAGGAAATGATGGAAGTAGTAAAAATAGGCCGTACCCATTTGATGGATGCCACACCACTGACTTTGGGGCAGGAGTTTTCGGCCTATGCCTATCAGCTGAGCTTTGGACTGAAAGCCCTGAAAGCTACACTGGCACATCTATCGCAACTGGCTCTGGGGGGAACGGCCGTAGGCACAGGGCTCAACGCGCCCGGGGGGTATGACATTACCGTAGCCAAATACATTGCTCAATTTACCGGTCTGCCCTTTATAACGGCCCAAAATAAATTTGAATCCTTAGCAGCGAACGATGCCATCGTGGAGAGCCATGGAGCACTTAAGCAAATTGCGGTGAGCCTGATGAAGATTGCCAACGACATTCGCCTTCTGGCATCCGGCCCGCGGTCGGGTATTGGCGAGATATCTATTCCCGAAAATGAGCCCGGTTCTTCCATCATGCCCGGAAAAGTGAACCCTACGCAGGCCGAAGCTTTGACTATGGTGTGTGCACAAGTAATGGGCAACGACGTAGCTATAATGGTGGGTGGTTCCAATGGTCATCTTGAACTCAACGTTTATAAGCCCATGATGATTTACAACTTTTTGCAAAGCGCCGAATTATTGGGTGATGCCTGTATGGCTTTTAACAACAATTGTGTGCTTGGCATAAAGCCGAATCATACGCGTATAAAAATGCATTTGGACAACTCTCTGATGTTGGTAACTGCACTTAACACGCACATTGGTTATTATAAGTCGGCTGAGATTGCCAAAAGAGCCCACAAAGAGGGAATTACCCTTAAACAAGCTGCTTTGGCACTAGGATACCTCAGCGCCGATGAATTCGACAAGTGGGTGGATCCCGGTAAAATGACCGGAACACTTTAA